The Parashewanella tropica genome window below encodes:
- the lepB gene encoding signal peptidase I — translation MAAYFSIILVIVTLVSGLIWAIDAFMFAPKRKQALAKAEQEQSLTDEAKEKILQEPAVVETAHSIFPVIAFVLILRSFLYEPFQIPSGSMMPTLLVGDFILVEKYSYGLKDPVWRHKLVETGEPKRGDVAVFKYPENPKVDYIKRVIGLPGDRIVYRNKQLYIQPACKKDEKSCPGLEIVDRNEVNRGEFSQDGFPMLRYTEHLGKVDHDILINPARGEMLQAYFRQPNTQPYEFIVPKGEYFMMGDNRDNSLDSRFWGFVPEANLVGKAVAIWISFEFDRTDADFLPKWVPTGVRFNRVGGIK, via the coding sequence ATGGCAGCTTATTTTTCAATCATTCTTGTTATCGTTACTTTAGTGTCTGGTCTCATCTGGGCAATCGATGCATTTATGTTTGCTCCTAAAAGAAAGCAGGCTTTGGCAAAAGCAGAGCAAGAGCAATCATTAACTGACGAAGCTAAGGAAAAAATTCTCCAAGAACCCGCTGTAGTAGAAACAGCGCATTCCATTTTTCCTGTTATTGCCTTTGTATTAATTTTGCGTTCGTTTTTATACGAGCCTTTCCAAATTCCATCAGGTTCTATGATGCCAACCTTGCTAGTTGGTGATTTTATTCTGGTAGAAAAATATTCATACGGGCTAAAAGACCCTGTATGGCGACATAAACTGGTAGAAACGGGTGAACCTAAGCGTGGTGATGTTGCGGTATTTAAATACCCAGAAAATCCAAAAGTGGATTACATTAAACGTGTTATTGGTCTACCGGGCGATAGAATCGTCTATCGCAACAAGCAGCTATACATTCAGCCAGCTTGTAAGAAAGATGAAAAATCGTGCCCAGGATTAGAAATTGTCGACCGTAATGAAGTCAACCGAGGTGAGTTCAGTCAAGATGGTTTCCCAATGTTGAGATACACTGAACATCTTGGCAAGGTTGACCATGATATCTTAATTAACCCAGCTCGCGGTGAAATGTTGCAAGCATACTTTAGACAACCAAATACACAGCCATATGAATTTATTGTGCCGAAAGGCGAATATTTCATGATGGGTGATAACCGTGACAACAGCCTTGATAGCCGTTTTTGGGGCTTTGTACCTGAAGCTAATCTAGTGGGTAAAGCCGTAGCCATTTGGATCAGTTTCGAATTTGACCGCACGGATGCAGACTTTTTACCTAAATGGGTGCCAACAGGTGTCCGTTTCAATCGCGTCGGCGGAATAAAGTAG
- a CDS encoding SoxR reducing system RseC family protein encodes MMEEKAKVVSPVKDGWVMVEVESKSACHSCHNEDSCGTSAVAKAFTPKTQVFSIETNLELQPDELVKIGLPESVILKAAALVYLLPLAGFFVMASLATLFLVRLDLITFSSQSGDLPSIIFGGFGAVIAWFLGRKKAKELEQEANPVIIERLGHSINTSLTNS; translated from the coding sequence ATGATGGAAGAAAAAGCCAAAGTGGTTTCTCCTGTAAAAGACGGTTGGGTTATGGTGGAAGTGGAAAGTAAAAGTGCTTGTCATAGCTGCCATAACGAAGACTCTTGCGGAACATCTGCAGTGGCTAAAGCCTTTACTCCTAAAACCCAAGTATTTTCGATTGAAACCAACCTTGAACTGCAACCCGATGAATTAGTTAAAATTGGCTTGCCAGAGTCAGTTATTCTAAAAGCCGCCGCTTTGGTGTATTTGTTACCTTTGGCTGGCTTTTTTGTTATGGCGAGCTTAGCAACTCTGTTTTTAGTTCGACTAGATTTAATCACTTTCAGCTCTCAATCAGGTGATCTTCCAAGCATTATCTTTGGAGGTTTTGGAGCTGTTATCGCGTGGTTTTTGGGACGTAAAAAAGCCAAAGAGTTAGAGCAAGAAGCCAACCCAGTGATCATTGAACGGCTTGGTCATTCGATTAATACTTCTCTGACAAACTCCTAA
- the lepA gene encoding translation elongation factor 4, whose protein sequence is MKNIRNFSIIAHIDHGKSTLSDRLIQYCDGLTDREMAAQVLDSMDIERERGITIKAQSVTLNYKAKDGETYQLNFIDTPGHVDFSYEVSRSLAACEGALLVVDAGQGVEAQTLANCYTALEMDLDVVPILNKIDLPQADPERVAEEIEDIVGIEAMEAVRCSAKTGIGIEDVLEEIVSEIPAPEGDPEGPLQALIIDSWFDSYLGVVSLVRIKNGVLKKGDKFKVMSTGQTHTADRVGIFTPKQTDMPELKTGEVGFVIAGLKDIHGAPVGDTLTHAKHGAEEPLPGFKKVTPQVYAGVFPISTDEYENFRDALNKLSLNDASLEFEPENSSALGFGFRIGYLGLLHMEIIQERLEREYNLDLITTAPTVVYEVEKNNGDVVYVDNPSDLPAINTIAEMREPIVEANILVPKDYLGNVITLCVEKRGVQKNMVYHGNQVAITYDIPMAEVVMDFFDRLKSTSRGYASLEYNFVRFEPADMVRLDVLINGDRVDALALIIHRSLIRHKGIALVEKMKELIPRQMFDIAIQAAVGSQIVARSNVKAMRKDVTAKCYGGDVSRKKKLLQKQKEGKKRMKQVGNVEVPQEAFLAVLKLND, encoded by the coding sequence ATGAAGAATATTAGAAACTTTTCGATTATTGCCCATATCGACCATGGTAAATCTACTCTATCAGACCGCTTAATTCAGTATTGTGATGGTCTAACAGACCGTGAAATGGCGGCTCAGGTTCTTGACTCAATGGACATTGAACGTGAACGTGGCATTACCATTAAAGCTCAGAGTGTTACTCTAAATTACAAAGCTAAAGATGGTGAGACTTACCAGCTTAACTTTATTGATACTCCTGGACACGTTGACTTCTCCTACGAAGTTTCACGATCACTTGCTGCATGTGAAGGCGCACTTTTAGTGGTTGACGCCGGTCAAGGTGTAGAAGCACAGACGCTTGCCAACTGTTATACCGCTTTAGAGATGGATTTGGACGTAGTCCCAATCCTTAATAAAATCGACTTACCACAAGCCGATCCTGAGCGTGTAGCAGAAGAAATCGAAGACATCGTTGGTATCGAAGCGATGGAGGCTGTGCGTTGTTCCGCTAAAACGGGTATTGGTATCGAAGACGTTTTAGAAGAAATCGTTTCTGAAATTCCAGCGCCAGAAGGTGACCCAGAAGGTCCGCTACAAGCGTTGATTATTGACTCTTGGTTTGATAGCTACTTAGGCGTTGTTTCTCTTGTACGTATTAAAAATGGCGTACTTAAGAAAGGCGATAAGTTTAAAGTAATGTCTACCGGTCAAACTCATACTGCTGACCGCGTTGGTATCTTCACGCCAAAACAAACTGATATGCCTGAACTTAAAACAGGCGAAGTAGGTTTTGTTATTGCTGGTTTGAAAGACATTCACGGTGCGCCAGTAGGTGATACCTTAACTCACGCTAAACACGGAGCTGAAGAGCCATTACCTGGATTTAAAAAGGTAACTCCTCAGGTATACGCTGGTGTATTCCCAATCTCTACTGACGAGTATGAAAACTTCCGTGATGCACTGAATAAGCTGAGTTTGAACGATGCTTCACTTGAGTTTGAACCAGAAAACTCATCAGCGTTAGGCTTTGGTTTCCGTATTGGCTACCTTGGTCTTCTGCATATGGAGATCATCCAAGAGCGTCTAGAACGTGAATACAACCTTGATTTGATCACTACGGCACCGACCGTAGTGTACGAAGTTGAAAAGAATAATGGTGATGTGGTTTATGTTGATAACCCATCTGATTTACCAGCAATCAACACGATTGCAGAAATGCGTGAGCCGATTGTTGAAGCTAACATTCTTGTACCTAAAGATTACTTAGGTAACGTTATTACGCTTTGTGTTGAAAAACGTGGTGTTCAGAAGAACATGGTGTATCACGGTAACCAAGTTGCGATTACCTATGATATTCCAATGGCTGAAGTAGTAATGGACTTCTTCGACCGTTTGAAGTCAACCAGCCGTGGTTATGCGTCACTTGAGTATAACTTTGTGCGCTTTGAACCTGCGGATATGGTGCGTTTAGATGTATTGATTAATGGCGACCGTGTTGATGCGTTAGCATTGATCATCCACCGTTCATTGATCCGTCACAAAGGTATTGCCCTTGTTGAGAAGATGAAAGAACTGATCCCAAGACAGATGTTTGATATTGCGATTCAAGCAGCTGTAGGTAGTCAGATTGTGGCGCGCTCTAACGTTAAAGCGATGCGTAAAGACGTGACTGCAAAATGTTACGGTGGTGACGTTTCTCGTAAGAAGAAACTGCTACAGAAGCAGAAAGAAGGTAAGAAGCGAATGAAGCAAGTAGGTAACGTTGAAGTACCTCAAGAAGCTTTCTTAGCCGTGTTGAAATTGAATGATTAA
- a CDS encoding sigma-E factor negative regulatory protein → MDKLDQEWLSAAVDGDIDEQAIKSLANDSHAQDKWRNYHLIGDAIRDELPEAMPLDLTANIASALESEPELLAPQAVVTEAPVKEALVASSKVTPLFKQVGQYAIAASVAVMAVIGVQNYQQAEQESHPLPVLNTMPIMGSPSPVSLQATPSSQTVSPQEYNEQIQEQRRRINAYLQDHLLQQRLNSNSDLSQNSDDSVAPK, encoded by the coding sequence ATGGATAAGTTAGATCAAGAGTGGTTATCCGCTGCTGTAGATGGTGACATAGACGAGCAAGCAATAAAATCACTAGCCAATGATAGCCATGCACAAGACAAGTGGCGTAATTATCATCTAATTGGTGATGCAATTCGTGATGAGTTACCAGAGGCCATGCCGTTGGATTTAACTGCAAACATTGCCAGTGCTTTAGAAAGCGAGCCTGAGCTTTTAGCCCCCCAAGCTGTTGTAACTGAAGCTCCTGTTAAAGAAGCGTTAGTGGCTAGTTCTAAGGTGACGCCGTTATTCAAACAAGTCGGCCAATATGCGATTGCGGCTTCAGTTGCTGTTATGGCGGTTATTGGTGTGCAAAATTACCAACAGGCTGAGCAAGAGAGTCATCCTCTGCCTGTATTAAATACTATGCCAATTATGGGAAGTCCTTCTCCGGTTAGTTTACAAGCTACGCCAAGTTCTCAAACTGTCTCCCCACAAGAGTACAATGAGCAGATCCAAGAGCAGCGCCGCCGAATTAATGCCTATTTGCAAGATCATTTATTGCAACAAAGGTTGAATAGTAATAGTGATTTATCGCAAAATTCAGATGATTCAGTTGCACCTAAGTAG
- a CDS encoding MucB/RseB C-terminal domain-containing protein, with protein MRTILTILSLVALPAFAQGEMSAKAWLENMSQALHQQGYKASMVQVQAGHIRPLVYLHDKVDDKEVAFLEYLNGPPQKAVRIDNTVTFIEHDQAPYSIFSKRIDGLWPAAFTNDLSVLKPSYQFVLGGRARIAGRPGQLVRIISKDNNRFSYRVWLDMESFLPLRFDTVSAEKTILQQLMVVEIGQFDSTPEILQEAIKRQWPQARVIRAQKQAYNWKFTWLPTGFKVKTRDHHRLFGSRDSVEYIGLTDGIANISVYISEPKSTELPSELTSQNGMAIVTERVGDAEVVVVGQAPSKTLVEIAKSLRLED; from the coding sequence TTGCGCACTATTTTGACAATATTGTCTCTCGTTGCTTTACCCGCATTTGCACAAGGAGAGATGTCAGCCAAAGCTTGGTTAGAAAATATGAGCCAAGCTTTACATCAACAAGGATATAAGGCTTCAATGGTGCAAGTTCAGGCAGGACATATTCGCCCGCTTGTGTATTTACATGATAAAGTCGATGACAAAGAAGTTGCGTTTCTTGAATACCTTAACGGCCCCCCACAAAAAGCAGTTCGTATTGATAATACCGTTACCTTTATCGAGCATGACCAAGCTCCTTACAGCATTTTTTCCAAACGAATTGATGGGCTTTGGCCGGCCGCATTTACCAATGATCTTAGTGTCTTAAAACCGAGTTATCAGTTTGTGCTTGGTGGACGTGCGAGAATTGCAGGTCGCCCCGGGCAACTTGTTCGCATTATATCCAAAGATAATAATCGTTTTAGTTATCGCGTCTGGCTCGATATGGAAAGTTTCCTGCCACTTCGATTCGATACTGTGAGTGCTGAAAAAACAATTCTTCAACAATTGATGGTGGTTGAAATTGGTCAGTTCGATTCAACTCCAGAAATCTTACAAGAAGCGATAAAAAGACAGTGGCCTCAAGCACGAGTGATTAGGGCTCAGAAACAAGCGTATAACTGGAAATTTACTTGGTTACCAACAGGATTCAAAGTAAAAACACGTGACCATCATAGATTATTTGGTAGCAGAGACTCTGTAGAATATATTGGCTTAACCGATGGTATTGCTAATATTTCAGTTTATATCTCAGAGCCTAAATCTACAGAGTTACCAAGTGAATTAACATCGCAAAACGGTATGGCCATTGTCACAGAGCGAGTAGGTGATGCTGAAGTGGTTGTCGTTGGACAAGCACCATCTAAGACTTTGGTTGAAATTGCTAAAAGCCTGCGCTTAGAAGACTGA